A section of the Mastomys coucha isolate ucsf_1 unplaced genomic scaffold, UCSF_Mcou_1 pScaffold15, whole genome shotgun sequence genome encodes:
- the Abo gene encoding histo-blood group ABO system transferase, with translation MGAQSQGSHDLVVSLNTIVLSKQADKRAHVERPKCYSLHHGILLLTVLVLVFSGYVFLSLRSQNLGHPGAVTRAAYPQPRVLKPTRKDVLVLTPWLAPIIWEGTFNIDILNEQFRLRNTTIGLTVFAIKKYVVFLKLFLETAEQHFMVGHKVIYYVFTDRPADVPQVALGAGRRLVVLTVRNYTRWQDVSMHRMEMISHFSEQRFLHEVDYLVCGDVDMKFSDHVGVEILSTLFGTLHPGFYSSSREAFTYERRPQSQAYIPRDEGDFYYMGAFFGGSVLEVHHLTKACHEAMVKDQANGIEAVWHDESHLNKYLLYHKPTKVLSPEYVWDQKLLGWPSIMKKLRYVAVPKNHQAIRNR, from the exons ATGGGAGCACAGTCGCAG GGCTCACATGACCTTGTGGTGAGTCTTAACACCATCGTGCTATCTAAGCAGGCAGACAAGAGGGCACATGTAG AAAGACCGAAATGCTACTCCCTTCACCATGGAATCCTTCTCCTCACAGTGCTTGTCTTAGTCTTCTCTGG CTACGTATTCCTGAGCCTCAGAAGCCAGAACTTGGGGCACCCAGGAGCTGTGACTAG ggcGGCCTATCCCCAGCCAAGGGTGCTAAAACCCAC TAGGAAAGATGTTCTTGTCTTGACTCCTTGGCTGGCTCCCATCATCTGGGAGGGGACCTTCAACATCGACATACTGAATGAGCAGTTCAGGCTTCGGAATACCACGATTGGACTGACTGTGTTTGCCATCAAAAA GTATGTAGTGTTCCTTAAGCTGTTTCTGGAGACAGCAGAGCAGCACTTCATGGTGGGACACAAGGTCATCTACTACGTCTTCACTGACCGGCCAGCTGATGTGCCACAGGTTGCCTTGGGTGCAGGACGGCGGTTGGTGGTGCTAACTGTGCGCAACTATACTCGATGGCAGGATGTGTCCATGCACAGGATGGAGATGATCAGTCACTTCTCAGAGCAGCGCTTTCTACATGAGGTGGATTACCTGGTGTGTGGAGATGTGGACATGAAGTTCAGTGACCACGTGGGTGTGGAGATTCTCTCAACACTCTTTGGCACCCTGCATCCTGGCTTCTACAGTAGCAGCCGGGAGGCCTTTACCTATGAGCGACGGCCACAGTCCCAGGCCTACATCCCCAGGGATGAGGGTGACTTTTACTATATGGGAGCCTTCTTTGGGGGGTCAGTGCTAGAAGTGCACCATCTCACCAAGGCCTGCCATGAAGCTATGGTGAAGGACCAGGCTAATGGCATTGAGGCCGTGTGGCATGATGAGAGTCATTTGAACAAATACCTGCTTTACCATAAGCCTACAAAGGTGCTATCCCCAGAGTATGTGTGGGACCAGAAGCTGCTGGGCTGGCCCTCCATTATGAAGAAGCTGAGATATGTGGCTGTGCCCAAGAACCATCAGGCAATCAGGAACAGATAG